One part of the Treponema peruense genome encodes these proteins:
- a CDS encoding amino acid ABC transporter ATP-binding protein, with protein MIETVDICNSFGKLDVLKNVSLTVKPSEVVCIIGPSGAGKSTFLRALNHLEHINNGKIFIEGNLIAHYENGVKKLHITSKERRQRLLEVGMVFQRFNLFPHKTVLENTMVAPMNVLGKTKEQARIRGIELLEQVGLGDKIDAYPNKLSGGQQQRVAIARALAMDPKIMLFDEPTSALDPELVGEVLAVMKQLAEKGMTMVVVTHEMGFAREVADRVVFMESGRILEEGTPEQIFQNPQNERLKQFLRAVISQ; from the coding sequence ATGATAGAAACTGTTGATATATGCAATTCATTCGGAAAACTTGATGTTCTGAAAAATGTTTCGCTTACCGTAAAACCCAGCGAAGTTGTCTGTATAATCGGACCGAGTGGTGCTGGCAAGTCTACTTTTTTGCGCGCACTCAACCACCTTGAGCACATTAACAACGGAAAAATCTTTATAGAAGGAAATTTGATTGCCCATTATGAAAACGGTGTTAAAAAACTTCATATAACTTCAAAGGAACGACGCCAGAGGCTTCTTGAAGTCGGAATGGTTTTCCAGCGTTTTAATCTTTTTCCGCACAAGACTGTTCTTGAAAATACAATGGTTGCACCGATGAATGTTCTTGGAAAAACAAAGGAGCAGGCACGTATACGAGGAATTGAACTTCTTGAGCAGGTTGGGCTTGGCGACAAAATTGACGCTTACCCGAACAAACTTTCGGGCGGCCAGCAGCAGCGTGTTGCTATAGCGCGCGCACTTGCAATGGATCCCAAGATTATGCTTTTTGACGAGCCAACCAGTGCCCTCGACCCCGAACTTGTAGGTGAAGTACTTGCGGTTATGAAGCAGCTTGCAGAAAAGGGAATGACAATGGTCGTTGTTACACACGAGATGGGTTTTGCGCGCGAAGTTGCGGACCGTGTTGTCTTTATGGAAAGCGGACGCATTCTCGAAGAGGGAACTCCGGAACAGATTTTCCAGAATCCCCAGAACGAAAGACTCAAGCAGTTTTTACGGGCAGTTATTTCGCAATAA
- a CDS encoding NAD(P)/FAD-dependent oxidoreductase, which yields MTSEISITAAPHEENDSGIILGKIKKALSLNGINAETKKIIPVLVKKSVDARRRQVKLILRYKVYIDENPADAMSSIPLWKKAGSEHTVIIVGSGPAGLFGALKLLEYGIRPVIIERGSEVYDRKRDIAAIGKNNLVDSDSNYCFGEGGAGTFSDGKLYTRSSKRGDISSILKIFVHFGADKKILTDAHPHIGTDKLPQIIKAMRTFIISMGGEFHFNTKMTGFITEKPAGTKNAIPVVKGIKTVNTTSGSQKEFTGDAVLLATGHSASDIYEILSKEIPGSLEAKTFAIGVRVEHPRELIDKIQYHGQRGQHLGAAEYRLTSQQNERGVYSFCMCPGGFVVPSATEPDGIVVNGMSAAGRNSAWSNAAIVVETRPEDIPTTFTEMAVKNKSAELAGLYFRRYIEKETAAHGDGQKAPAQKLIDFLEGKLSAELPKSSYAPGLVSSRLDEWLPKQIVSRLKSGFTEFGRKMQGFVSNDAVLIASETRTSTPVRILRDKTSFECSTAKHLYPAGEGSGYSGGIVSSAMDGKNACTEIACLITH from the coding sequence ATGACATCAGAAATTTCAATTACCGCCGCTCCCCATGAAGAAAACGACAGCGGCATTATTCTGGGCAAAATAAAAAAAGCCCTTTCCCTAAACGGAATAAATGCAGAAACAAAAAAAATAATTCCTGTTCTTGTAAAAAAATCTGTAGACGCAAGAAGAAGGCAGGTAAAACTTATTCTGCGCTACAAAGTTTATATAGATGAAAATCCTGCAGACGCAATGTCTTCCATTCCGCTATGGAAAAAAGCTGGGAGTGAACATACAGTAATAATCGTCGGCTCTGGTCCTGCAGGTCTGTTCGGTGCCCTTAAACTTCTGGAATACGGAATCCGTCCTGTTATTATAGAACGCGGCTCTGAAGTTTATGACCGCAAGCGTGATATAGCGGCGATAGGAAAAAACAATCTTGTTGACTCAGACTCAAATTATTGTTTTGGAGAAGGAGGTGCCGGAACATTCAGCGACGGAAAGCTTTACACAAGAAGTTCAAAGCGCGGTGACATAAGTTCCATCCTAAAAATTTTTGTACACTTTGGTGCAGACAAAAAAATTCTTACCGACGCTCACCCCCACATCGGAACAGACAAACTTCCGCAGATAATAAAAGCAATGCGCACTTTTATAATTTCAATGGGCGGCGAATTCCACTTCAATACAAAAATGACTGGCTTCATTACCGAAAAACCCGCCGGAACGAAAAATGCCATTCCAGTAGTAAAAGGAATAAAAACTGTAAATACAACCAGCGGCTCACAGAAAGAATTTACAGGAGATGCAGTTCTTCTTGCAACAGGACATTCCGCTTCGGACATTTACGAAATTCTTTCAAAAGAAATTCCTGGCTCACTTGAAGCAAAAACTTTCGCTATAGGAGTCAGGGTTGAACATCCGCGCGAACTTATAGACAAAATACAGTATCACGGCCAGAGGGGGCAGCATCTTGGGGCTGCGGAATACAGGCTCACATCGCAGCAGAATGAACGCGGGGTTTACAGCTTTTGCATGTGTCCCGGAGGATTTGTTGTTCCGAGCGCCACTGAGCCGGACGGAATTGTTGTAAACGGAATGTCTGCTGCCGGACGGAACAGCGCCTGGAGCAATGCTGCAATTGTAGTAGAAACACGGCCTGAAGATATACCGACAACATTCACTGAAATGGCCGTAAAAAACAAAAGTGCAGAACTTGCGGGTCTTTATTTCAGAAGATATATAGAAAAGGAAACTGCAGCACACGGTGACGGTCAAAAAGCGCCGGCGCAGAAACTTATTGACTTTCTGGAAGGAAAACTTTCTGCTGAACTGCCAAAGTCAAGCTATGCGCCGGGTCTTGTTTCAAGCCGTCTTGATGAATGGCTACCAAAACAGATTGTCTCAAGACTCAAGTCCGGTTTTACTGAATTCGGAAGAAAAATGCAGGGTTTTGTAAGCAACGACGCTGTTCTTATCGCTTCAGAAACAAGAACAAGCACTCCTGTAAGAATACTCAGGGACAAAACAAGTTTTGAATGCAGTACAGCAAAACACCTTTACCCTGCAGGAGAAGGAAGCGGCTATTCGGGCGGCATTGTAAGTTCCGCAATGGACGGAAAAAACGCCTGCACCGAAATAGCGTGTTTAATAACACATTAG
- a CDS encoding RnfABCDGE type electron transport complex subunit B — protein sequence MNTIIFTIIVALLVGFVLGILLGLFKKIFAVEVDPRVQAVRDVLSGGNCGGCGFAGCDAFAEAVVKGEAPASGCIAGGPSVAEKIASILGVDAGSAEKKVAFLACAGTKECALSKGIYNGVKTCAAANLAVNGIKKCAFGCIGYGDCEVVCPFGAISMGNDGLPHVNREKCVGCGKCAVACPKHLFSIIPAATKGPVAKCSSKSDNKPQIRKDCSAGCFKCGLCAKKCTEQCIDISSGIPKIDYTKCTSCGECVKACPDKVLEFFN from the coding sequence ATGAATACAATTATCTTTACAATAATCGTTGCACTTCTTGTAGGCTTTGTTCTTGGAATACTGCTGGGTCTTTTCAAAAAGATTTTTGCTGTTGAAGTTGACCCTAGAGTTCAGGCTGTAAGAGACGTACTTTCAGGCGGAAACTGCGGTGGCTGCGGCTTTGCAGGATGTGATGCCTTTGCTGAGGCTGTAGTAAAAGGTGAAGCACCGGCTTCTGGCTGTATTGCAGGCGGTCCTTCTGTTGCAGAAAAAATTGCTTCCATTCTTGGAGTAGACGCCGGAAGTGCAGAAAAAAAAGTTGCGTTTCTTGCTTGCGCCGGTACAAAAGAGTGTGCCCTTTCAAAGGGAATATACAACGGTGTCAAAACATGCGCCGCAGCAAACCTTGCCGTTAACGGAATAAAAAAATGCGCTTTCGGCTGCATAGGTTACGGTGACTGCGAAGTGGTCTGCCCGTTCGGCGCCATCTCTATGGGAAACGACGGACTTCCGCACGTTAACCGCGAAAAATGCGTTGGCTGTGGAAAATGCGCTGTTGCATGTCCAAAACATCTGTTTTCAATTATTCCTGCCGCAACAAAAGGTCCTGTTGCAAAATGTTCTTCAAAAAGCGACAACAAACCGCAGATCAGAAAAGACTGTTCTGCAGGCTGCTTTAAGTGCGGACTTTGTGCAAAAAAATGTACAGAACAGTGCATTGATATTTCGTCTGGAATTCCAAAAATTGACTACACAAAATGTACTTCCTGCGGAGAATGCGTAAAGGCATGTCCGGACAAAGTACTGGAATTCTTTAACTAA
- a CDS encoding electron transport complex protein RnfA, whose product MTDLIQLFIKSALIDNVVFIQYLAICPFIGMTSETGKATGMGLATTFVIILATAVTWPLYKFVMVPLGLEFLQTLFFILVIASLVQLVEFYLKKSAPGLYSSMGIYLSLITTNCAVLGVTINCIGKNYNYGQSIVYALGTAAGFLMSMVIMSGVRSKLRTAKVPAAFKGTPILYVAAGLLSLAFLGFKGLIK is encoded by the coding sequence ATGACAGACCTTATTCAGCTTTTCATAAAGTCAGCCCTCATAGATAACGTTGTCTTTATCCAATATCTTGCAATCTGCCCTTTTATAGGAATGACAAGTGAAACCGGCAAGGCAACAGGAATGGGACTTGCTACGACTTTCGTAATTATTCTCGCAACTGCCGTTACCTGGCCGCTGTATAAATTCGTAATGGTTCCTCTGGGACTTGAATTTCTTCAGACACTTTTCTTCATTCTTGTAATTGCCTCCCTTGTCCAGCTTGTGGAATTCTATCTGAAAAAATCTGCTCCGGGACTTTACAGTTCTATGGGAATTTATCTTTCGCTTATTACGACAAACTGCGCTGTTCTTGGCGTAACAATCAACTGCATCGGAAAAAACTACAATTACGGTCAGAGCATTGTTTATGCACTCGGAACAGCCGCCGGTTTTTTAATGAGCATGGTAATTATGTCTGGAGTGCGCTCAAAGCTCAGGACAGCAAAAGTTCCGGCTGCATTCAAAGGAACACCCATTCTTTATGTTGCAGCAGGCCTTTTGAGTCTTGCCTTCCTTGGATTCAAGGGACTTATTAAATAG
- the rsxE gene encoding electron transport complex subunit RsxE — protein sequence MNKQLKIFTNGFLRENPLLVLNIGLCSSLGVTTSIFNGLGMGMGMTFVLLMSEIVISIFRKHIPNAIRLPVFIIIIAAFTTIVQLVLQAYVQSLYDALGVFLPLIVVNCIIMGRVEAFASKNNTGNSILDALGMGLGYTIVLVLISLVRELLGGGTLMAGTPLKITVIPEAYRIGILNSAPGGFMVFGLLGALVQAFKNKSEAKK from the coding sequence ATGAATAAACAGCTTAAAATATTCACAAATGGATTCTTAAGAGAAAACCCGCTTCTTGTTCTGAACATCGGTCTGTGCTCATCACTTGGTGTAACGACGAGTATCTTCAACGGACTGGGAATGGGAATGGGAATGACTTTTGTTCTTCTGATGAGCGAAATTGTAATCAGTATTTTCAGAAAACACATTCCCAACGCAATAAGACTTCCTGTTTTTATCATTATTATTGCGGCGTTTACGACAATTGTTCAGCTTGTGCTTCAGGCTTACGTACAGTCACTTTATGATGCACTCGGAGTTTTTCTGCCGCTCATTGTAGTCAACTGCATTATCATGGGCCGCGTAGAAGCTTTTGCCTCAAAGAACAATACCGGCAATTCAATTCTTGACGCACTTGGAATGGGACTCGGCTATACAATAGTTCTTGTTCTTATTTCACTTGTACGTGAACTTCTTGGCGGCGGAACACTCATGGCAGGAACCCCGCTTAAAATTACCGTTATTCCCGAAGCATACAGAATTGGAATTCTTAACAGTGCTCCTGGAGGATTTATGGTATTCGGACTTTTGGGCGCCCTTGTTCAGGCTTTCAAGAACAAATCGGAGGCTAAAAAATGA
- a CDS encoding FMN-binding protein gives MSENKKNRSSVETIRLGLVLALYAMVSCAVLAVVSNLTGPKISQNQIDKANAAMKAVVPEAESFEQIQDFAQGENKSIAIEKMYLAKKGEKVIGGTAQVSGPTYDRGTIIVGMTVDGTVTGLQFLELTDSPGFGLKANDPTFTLPNGQTFYGQFNGKNAEQGFKAGVNFDAISGATITSNAIADMISCGTSSMLKYFRGHDYE, from the coding sequence ATGAGTGAAAACAAAAAAAACAGATCTTCTGTCGAAACAATCAGGCTCGGACTGGTTCTTGCACTTTACGCAATGGTTTCCTGCGCTGTTCTTGCAGTTGTAAGCAATCTTACCGGGCCAAAAATCTCTCAGAACCAGATAGACAAAGCAAACGCGGCTATGAAAGCTGTTGTTCCCGAAGCAGAATCTTTTGAACAGATTCAGGACTTTGCCCAGGGCGAAAACAAAAGCATTGCAATTGAAAAAATGTATCTTGCAAAAAAAGGTGAAAAAGTTATAGGCGGAACAGCCCAGGTTTCGGGCCCAACTTATGACAGGGGAACAATCATCGTAGGAATGACAGTTGACGGAACAGTTACCGGCCTTCAGTTTCTGGAACTTACAGACTCACCGGGATTCGGACTCAAGGCAAACGATCCTACATTCACACTCCCGAACGGACAGACTTTTTACGGCCAGTTCAACGGAAAAAATGCGGAACAGGGATTTAAAGCCGGAGTTAACTTTGACGCAATTTCAGGTGCAACAATTACAAGCAATGCTATTGCCGACATGATTTCCTGCGGAACTTCGTCAATGCTAAAATACTTCAGGGGACACGACTATGAATAA
- a CDS encoding RnfABCDGE type electron transport complex subunit D: MSGDVKKGIYLSSSPHFKFGGSTTGIMAIVLVSLLPECIYATVTFGMKAFALIAVSVAACVVFEAAFQKITRQKVCVSNLSACVTGVLLALVVPPATPLWMIILGDLVAIVIAKGLFGGIGSNVFNPALTGRAFLFLSFPATLGASWLDPQLDAVTSATILSGIKSGAQTFTLDMVSQYFFGNRAGCIGETSILLILISFAFLVLTKIIDWRAPLAMTATVAAGTFLSSLAGTGNAAAAGMETLAAMLTGGLLFGATFMVTDYATAPVTKPGRLIFGFGCGLITFLIRRFGGYPEGVMFSILIMNTIAPFLNNVTGRMYGYGKKGHRRPAPRKIVQEFDTTIAKTGEQK, translated from the coding sequence ATGAGCGGCGATGTAAAAAAAGGAATTTATCTTTCCTCAAGCCCGCACTTTAAATTTGGCGGGTCAACTACTGGCATCATGGCTATTGTGCTTGTTTCACTTCTTCCAGAATGCATTTACGCAACAGTAACATTCGGCATGAAAGCGTTTGCACTTATTGCAGTTTCTGTCGCTGCCTGTGTGGTTTTTGAAGCAGCCTTCCAGAAAATAACAAGACAGAAAGTGTGTGTTTCCAACCTGTCGGCATGCGTTACCGGAGTACTTCTTGCACTTGTTGTTCCGCCTGCGACACCCTTGTGGATGATAATTCTTGGGGACCTTGTTGCAATTGTAATAGCAAAAGGACTGTTCGGTGGAATAGGTTCAAACGTGTTTAACCCTGCCCTTACCGGACGTGCATTTTTGTTTTTGAGTTTTCCGGCGACACTTGGAGCATCATGGCTTGACCCCCAGCTTGACGCAGTTACTTCTGCAACAATTCTGAGCGGAATAAAATCGGGCGCACAGACCTTTACACTGGACATGGTAAGCCAGTATTTCTTTGGAAACCGTGCCGGCTGTATCGGTGAAACTTCAATTCTTCTTATACTCATTTCTTTTGCATTCCTTGTACTTACAAAGATAATTGACTGGAGGGCACCGCTTGCAATGACTGCTACAGTTGCTGCAGGAACATTTTTGTCTTCACTTGCAGGTACAGGAAATGCCGCTGCCGCCGGAATGGAAACACTTGCGGCCATGCTTACCGGAGGACTTCTCTTCGGTGCAACATTCATGGTAACCGACTACGCAACGGCACCGGTTACAAAACCTGGCCGCCTTATTTTCGGTTTTGGCTGCGGACTCATAACCTTCCTTATCAGAAGATTCGGCGGCTATCCCGAAGGCGTAATGTTCAGCATACTTATCATGAACACAATTGCACCTTTCCTTAACAACGTGACAGGCAGAATGTACGGCTACGGAAAGAAGGGACACAGGCGTCCTGCACCAAGAAAAATCGTACAGGAATTTGACACAACAATCGCAAAGACCGGGGAACAGAAATGA
- the rsxC gene encoding electron transport complex subunit RsxC: MKTRTFKGGIHPKEMKELSRDCPITPAFPSSNTVTIPVTMGGAPNTPLVKVGDVVAKGQVIASGDKFMSVPVHASVSGKVKKIANFLTTGNTEVPCIVIESDGSDTTAFMEPLDPFTCERTAALDRIKQAGIVGMGGASFPAHVKLNPPEDKDIEYVLVNAAECEPYLTVDERTMKETPEKLIDGLAIVLKISGAYGIIALEDNKAYLKPVLEEQILKCGYTDDMEVVLVKTKYPQGSEKFIVESVLGAEIPSAKLPADAGTIISNVGTFCAISDAFRLGMPLISRALTVSGGGCTKPCNLKVPVGTLVSDLMPQFFDKKDSTVKIISGGPMMGFSMPTEAFPIVKGTSGITFLTEEETFLKDESQCISCGKCISACPMHLSPVLMSKELEAQNIASARKFGLMDCIECGCCAYVCPAGIRLVQRFRMGKSIVRTQMAQERAKAEAAKKAADSNKPNGDSK, from the coding sequence ATGAAAACGCGCACATTCAAGGGTGGAATTCATCCAAAAGAAATGAAGGAACTAAGCAGGGACTGCCCCATAACACCTGCTTTTCCTTCTTCCAACACTGTCACTATTCCCGTAACCATGGGAGGCGCACCCAACACTCCACTTGTAAAAGTCGGTGATGTTGTGGCAAAAGGCCAGGTAATTGCGTCCGGTGACAAATTCATGTCGGTTCCGGTTCATGCTTCTGTCTCCGGAAAAGTAAAGAAAATTGCGAACTTTCTTACGACCGGAAATACTGAAGTTCCGTGCATCGTTATTGAGTCCGACGGTTCTGACACAACAGCTTTCATGGAACCGCTTGATCCCTTTACGTGCGAACGGACAGCGGCGCTTGACCGCATCAAGCAGGCAGGCATTGTGGGAATGGGAGGAGCATCTTTCCCTGCACATGTAAAACTCAATCCGCCTGAAGATAAGGACATAGAATACGTTCTTGTAAATGCAGCGGAATGTGAACCTTACCTTACAGTTGATGAACGCACAATGAAGGAAACGCCGGAAAAACTTATTGACGGTCTTGCCATTGTACTTAAAATAAGCGGTGCTTACGGAATAATCGCACTCGAAGACAACAAGGCTTATTTAAAACCTGTTCTTGAAGAACAGATTCTCAAGTGCGGCTACACTGACGACATGGAAGTTGTACTTGTCAAAACAAAATATCCGCAGGGAAGTGAAAAATTTATCGTAGAGTCAGTACTGGGAGCAGAAATTCCGTCTGCAAAACTTCCGGCAGATGCAGGAACAATTATAAGCAACGTCGGAACATTCTGTGCAATAAGTGACGCATTCAGACTGGGTATGCCGCTTATTTCACGTGCGCTTACAGTTTCAGGCGGCGGATGTACAAAACCGTGCAACCTTAAAGTCCCGGTCGGAACACTGGTAAGCGACCTTATGCCCCAGTTCTTTGACAAAAAAGACAGCACCGTAAAAATAATCAGCGGCGGTCCGATGATGGGATTTTCCATGCCGACAGAAGCATTCCCTATTGTGAAGGGAACAAGCGGAATTACTTTCCTTACAGAAGAAGAAACTTTCCTTAAGGACGAAAGCCAGTGCATAAGCTGCGGAAAATGTATCAGTGCATGTCCTATGCATCTTTCACCCGTTCTTATGTCAAAGGAACTGGAAGCACAGAATATTGCCTCTGCAAGAAAGTTCGGACTCATGGACTGCATTGAATGCGGATGCTGCGCTTATGTATGCCCTGCCGGAATAAGACTCGTGCAGCGATTCAGGATGGGAAAATCCATTGTCCGTACACAAATGGCGCAGGAGAGGGCAAAAGCCGAAGCTGCAAAAAAAGCTGCGGACTCAAACAAACCAAACGGAGATTCAAAATGA
- a CDS encoding YitT family protein, protein MNKNPVTTIIPTPSAWKRTALVILGAVLFAVNLKTFVYTANLFPGGFSGLSLLIQRAVQKFLGFEIPYTLLYGILNAVPVYISFRFIGRNFTIFSLIMIVLSSVLTDFIPGITITDDILLCSVFGGILNGAAITLCLYADATSGGTDFIAIYFSEKTGRDMWNVIFAGNCVVLAAAGLLFGWEKALYSIIFQFASTQVLNLLYRRYQKVTMLIVTDKPDELYEIIHRTTNHDATKLEATGCYKKSDKTMLYTVVSGDEAGTLAKDLRRADPLAFVNVLRTQEVLGRFFTRPND, encoded by the coding sequence ATGAACAAAAATCCTGTAACGACAATAATTCCGACTCCTTCTGCATGGAAAAGAACTGCCCTTGTAATATTGGGAGCAGTGCTTTTTGCGGTAAACTTAAAGACTTTTGTTTACACAGCAAATCTTTTTCCCGGCGGTTTTTCCGGTCTTTCACTTTTGATTCAGCGTGCGGTACAAAAATTTCTGGGCTTTGAAATACCGTATACACTTCTTTACGGAATTCTGAATGCTGTTCCGGTTTATATAAGCTTCAGGTTTATAGGCCGGAATTTTACAATTTTTTCGCTTATAATGATTGTTCTTTCGTCAGTGCTTACAGATTTTATTCCGGGAATTACAATAACTGATGATATTCTTTTGTGTTCTGTCTTCGGCGGAATTCTGAACGGCGCTGCAATTACACTTTGTCTTTATGCAGATGCAACAAGCGGCGGAACAGATTTTATTGCGATTTATTTTTCTGAAAAAACGGGACGGGACATGTGGAATGTAATCTTTGCGGGGAACTGCGTTGTACTTGCTGCAGCCGGACTTCTTTTCGGTTGGGAAAAGGCACTTTATTCAATAATTTTCCAGTTTGCGTCAACACAGGTTCTTAATCTTCTTTACAGGCGCTACCAGAAAGTAACAATGCTCATTGTAACCGACAAACCAGACGAACTCTATGAGATAATTCACCGGACTACAAACCACGATGCAACAAAACTTGAAGCTACCGGCTGCTACAAAAAGTCAGATAAGACAATGCTTTATACTGTTGTTTCGGGAGACGAAGCCGGAACCCTTGCAAAAGATCTGCGCCGTGCAGACCCGCTTGCCTTTGTAAACGTATTGCGTACTCAGGAAGTGCTGGGGCGTTTTTTTACACGGCCCAATGACTGA
- the ndk gene encoding nucleoside-diphosphate kinase encodes MSTRCFTMLKPGVLNRRLVGEVISRLEKKGLKLVGLKLMNISPELASKHYAEHKGKAFYDPLVDYITSGPVVAMVWQGDDCVTLVRKITGATSPAEAHPGTIRGDFCSHTQHNIIHASDCDESAEREIALFFKPEELIDWEDQASVWF; translated from the coding sequence ATGAGTACAAGATGTTTTACTATGCTTAAGCCCGGTGTCTTAAACCGCAGGCTCGTTGGAGAAGTTATCAGCCGCCTTGAAAAAAAAGGTCTGAAACTGGTCGGACTTAAATTGATGAACATTAGTCCGGAACTGGCATCAAAGCACTATGCCGAACACAAAGGCAAAGCTTTTTATGATCCGCTGGTAGATTACATTACAAGCGGTCCTGTCGTTGCGATGGTATGGCAGGGCGATGACTGTGTTACACTGGTACGCAAGATTACAGGTGCAACAAGTCCGGCAGAAGCACACCCGGGAACAATCCGCGGTGATTTCTGCAGCCACACACAGCACAATATTATTCACGCCAGCGACTGTGATGAAAGTGCCGAGCGCGAAATTGCCCTCTTCTTTAAGCCCGAAGAGCTTATTGACTGGGAAGACCAGGCTTCTGTCTGGTTCTAA
- a CDS encoding CapA family protein has translation MKKQIKFLAYGLFAAVILAVSVFSPEKPLVAVDDRLYDAYIKEDFSSKIKFIKKSKFPAKKNAAASVTMQTYFPALENSDGTDKIYFELESECLFPSVKADFSAPKKAQTVLSPGLSVSLTDAQNIPQGFRALPVNEKYAGEEGYALEKKSAAVCEVYNSIYKKEIKDECARIFVFAKKAARTVFLGSVGDMMVARGVQEILLSGPDGIQKVFRDTLPILQSNDIMSGNLEGVITDSLKNAAKTYTFRFNKKVLPELKRAGFNYLMQTNNHCYDFGEEGFRETMLALKEYGIPTSGAGMNINEAQKFYTTSIKGQEFSIISCGAYPVERSGFDGKKTASATETRAGILWESPQLIEAVKKEASAGRTVVVNVHGGQEYSFVPTKKQRDFYEKLCEAGAAAVLGSHPHVLQPVEWHGKSLIAYSQGNFIFNGMEEMYGATDSEIIRLGFFKGRPVYAERYQARIDGTSVSLKESAN, from the coding sequence ATGAAAAAACAAATTAAATTCTTGGCATACGGTCTTTTTGCCGCAGTTATTCTTGCAGTATCCGTATTCAGCCCTGAAAAACCGCTGGTTGCAGTTGATGACAGGCTTTATGACGCTTATATAAAGGAAGATTTCAGTTCAAAAATTAAATTTATAAAAAAGAGCAAGTTTCCTGCAAAGAAAAATGCTGCCGCTTCTGTAACAATGCAGACTTATTTTCCGGCTCTTGAGAACAGTGACGGCACTGACAAAATTTATTTTGAACTCGAAAGTGAATGCCTGTTTCCTTCGGTAAAGGCCGATTTTTCTGCCCCGAAAAAAGCGCAGACTGTTTTGAGCCCCGGACTTTCTGTTTCGTTGACTGACGCACAAAACATTCCTCAGGGATTCAGGGCGCTTCCAGTAAACGAAAAATATGCCGGTGAAGAAGGCTATGCTTTGGAAAAAAAGTCCGCTGCTGTCTGTGAAGTTTATAATTCCATATATAAAAAAGAAATAAAAGATGAATGCGCGCGTATTTTTGTTTTCGCAAAAAAGGCCGCCCGTACAGTTTTTCTGGGAAGTGTCGGTGACATGATGGTTGCACGCGGTGTTCAGGAAATTCTTCTTTCGGGACCTGACGGAATTCAAAAAGTTTTTAGAGACACACTGCCGATTCTGCAGTCAAATGACATAATGTCCGGAAACCTCGAAGGTGTCATTACAGATTCCTTAAAAAACGCAGCAAAAACCTACACGTTCAGATTCAATAAAAAAGTTCTTCCCGAACTGAAAAGAGCCGGGTTCAACTACCTTATGCAGACAAACAACCACTGCTATGACTTTGGTGAAGAAGGCTTTCGGGAAACAATGCTTGCACTTAAAGAATACGGAATTCCCACAAGCGGTGCCGGAATGAATATAAATGAAGCGCAGAAATTCTACACAACTTCAATAAAAGGGCAGGAATTTTCCATTATTTCCTGCGGTGCCTACCCTGTTGAACGTTCGGGCTTTGACGGAAAAAAAACCGCCTCTGCAACTGAAACAAGAGCGGGAATTCTCTGGGAAAGCCCCCAGCTTATTGAAGCCGTAAAAAAAGAAGCCTCAGCCGGAAGAACTGTTGTAGTAAACGTGCACGGCGGTCAGGAATATTCGTTTGTTCCGACAAAAAAACAGAGGGATTTTTACGAAAAGCTTTGTGAAGCAGGAGCCGCTGCCGTTCTTGGAAGCCATCCGCATGTTCTTCAGCCGGTGGAATGGCACGGAAAATCACTTATTGCCTATTCGCAGGGAAATTTTATTTTTAACGGAATGGAAGAAATGTACGGAGCGACTGACAGTGAAATCATAAGGCTGGGATTTTTTAAAGGAAGACCTGTCTATGCCGAACGCTACCAGGCGCGCATTGACGGAACTTCGGTTTCACTTAAAGAAAGTGCAAACTAA